In Marinicauda algicola, one DNA window encodes the following:
- a CDS encoding efflux RND transporter periplasmic adaptor subunit, which yields MSARLLPLAPILLLIAACSGQTAETDAPLKAAKIEAVMPADAPSRREFVGRVEARLTVDLAFQVPGRLADFPVSEGEIVPEGTLIARLETQDFERALREAQVQLQQAEQNLERVRTLHERGITADAALEEARTAYDLRAVALDMARQNLDYATMTAPFEGLVSRRLVDNFSTVAAGQPIARLQDLSELRVAISVPESLIATLDREAEREVVARFPFLPEQSFPLEYRELIAEPDQASQTYTVLLALPDDVPANILPGMTATVEVRLDEAADEDAGVLIPVSALTTTPQGSFEAWVYDPVSGAVSARPVVTGPVSGDLILVRSGLEAGELIVTAGVNALHEGMKVRPLASQASLAAGGR from the coding sequence ATGAGCGCGCGCCTGCTCCCCCTCGCGCCGATCCTCCTGCTCATCGCCGCCTGCAGCGGCCAGACCGCAGAGACCGACGCGCCGCTCAAGGCGGCCAAGATCGAGGCGGTCATGCCCGCCGACGCGCCCTCGCGGCGCGAATTCGTCGGCCGGGTCGAAGCCCGACTGACGGTCGACCTCGCCTTCCAGGTGCCCGGGCGCCTGGCCGACTTCCCCGTCTCCGAGGGCGAGATCGTGCCCGAAGGCACGCTGATCGCACGGCTGGAAACCCAGGATTTCGAGCGCGCGCTGCGCGAGGCGCAGGTCCAGCTGCAGCAGGCCGAGCAGAATCTCGAGCGCGTGCGCACGCTGCACGAGCGCGGCATCACCGCGGACGCGGCGCTCGAGGAGGCCCGCACTGCCTACGACCTGCGCGCCGTCGCGCTCGACATGGCGCGGCAGAATCTCGATTACGCCACCATGACCGCCCCGTTCGAGGGCCTGGTCAGCCGCCGGCTGGTGGACAATTTCTCCACCGTCGCGGCCGGCCAGCCCATCGCGCGCCTGCAGGACCTGTCCGAGCTGCGCGTCGCGATCTCGGTGCCCGAAAGCCTGATCGCCACGCTCGACCGCGAGGCCGAGCGCGAGGTGGTGGCCCGCTTCCCCTTCCTGCCGGAGCAGAGCTTTCCGCTGGAATACCGCGAGCTGATCGCCGAGCCCGACCAGGCCTCGCAGACCTATACCGTGCTGCTCGCCCTGCCCGACGACGTCCCCGCCAACATCCTGCCGGGCATGACCGCCACCGTCGAAGTGCGCCTGGACGAGGCCGCAGACGAGGACGCCGGCGTGCTCATCCCGGTCTCGGCGCTGACCACGACCCCGCAGGGTAGCTTCGAGGCCTGGGTCTACGATCCGGTGAGCGGCGCGGTCAGCGCCCGCCCGGTCGTCACCGGCCCGGTGAGCGGCGACCTCATTCTGGTACGCAGCGGCCTGGAGGCCGGCGAGCTGATCGTCACCGCCGGGGTCAATGCGCTGCACGAGGGCATGAAGGTCAGGCCGCTGGCCAGCCAGGCGAGCCTCGCGGCCGGCGGACGCTGA
- a CDS encoding glycosyltransferase, with amino-acid sequence MLKRSDKPIVRRDAPDRARLEAGGPAPAADFFRSVDSAPAGISVRRPREVQDYALVSFTFLSVLALGLPEVLRSLAIADLPRDFIAFTADRANAVLPVRTFFLAFFLTYAGYAFAGIGDKAKLAVLLVGKFAIAAALVDGGAWLSWRYADAAWPIHLQQFLVGMAGLAIFPHTILANARLPADSGTPVRNMGKVYQYALILVAAFIAGACAIIVATVYEPEADYLRSIALLGGMGPGVFLAQQIFTGQLAGVGWLRNVVSRRRKFSPPVAVVIPAHNEAHQIRDTLLALDRAAARYDGEVRVLVMENRSSDETAKLARTVLEQCEFIAGWQVDSSQIPGKARALNRGLDLVHEDFVVRIDADTMVGENAIRIAMRHFANPHVGAVGGLPLPHEGEGLLAKVRAIEVLLRHGFVQVAYGAFGGIFGLPGMFVIYRTAAIDAVGGFVEGMNGEDTDITLRIANLGYRNVSDPAAKFHTETPDTLAFLREQRTRWFRSLYHVVAHNRSSLFVNGSVIGSVMLPFTLLNGARRAMMTPLLIYGLVTFFVFGGIYAHPDFATVVALVLGMPFVLALSVLLVWGRFDLLIHLPLYMGFRFLRSYYTLGSVLSLVYPRDGDKLFAAETPRRTPPPPPAAKRRESRRTGRREREPQSG; translated from the coding sequence ATGCTGAAGCGATCCGACAAGCCGATCGTGCGGCGCGATGCGCCGGACCGGGCGCGCCTGGAGGCGGGCGGTCCGGCGCCGGCGGCCGACTTCTTCCGCTCGGTGGATTCGGCCCCGGCCGGCATCTCGGTCAGGCGCCCGCGCGAGGTGCAGGACTACGCGCTGGTCTCCTTCACCTTCCTCTCCGTGCTGGCGCTCGGCCTGCCCGAGGTGCTGCGCTCTCTCGCCATCGCGGACCTGCCGCGCGACTTCATCGCCTTCACCGCCGACCGGGCCAATGCCGTGCTGCCCGTGCGCACCTTCTTCCTGGCCTTCTTCCTGACCTATGCCGGCTATGCCTTCGCGGGGATCGGCGACAAGGCGAAGCTCGCCGTGCTGCTCGTCGGCAAGTTCGCCATCGCGGCCGCCCTGGTCGATGGCGGGGCCTGGCTGTCCTGGCGCTACGCCGACGCGGCCTGGCCGATCCACCTGCAGCAATTCCTCGTCGGCATGGCCGGGCTCGCCATCTTCCCCCACACGATCCTCGCAAATGCGCGCCTGCCCGCCGATTCCGGCACGCCGGTGCGCAACATGGGCAAGGTCTACCAGTACGCCCTGATCCTCGTCGCCGCCTTCATCGCGGGGGCCTGCGCCATCATCGTGGCGACCGTCTACGAGCCGGAGGCGGACTATCTGCGCTCCATCGCCCTGCTCGGCGGGATGGGCCCCGGGGTCTTCCTCGCCCAGCAGATCTTCACCGGCCAGCTCGCCGGCGTCGGCTGGCTGCGGAACGTGGTCTCGCGCCGGCGCAAATTCTCCCCGCCCGTGGCCGTCGTCATACCCGCCCACAACGAGGCCCACCAGATCCGCGATACGCTGCTTGCCCTCGACCGGGCCGCGGCGCGCTATGATGGCGAGGTGCGGGTGCTGGTCATGGAGAACCGCTCCAGCGACGAGACGGCCAAACTCGCTCGAACAGTGCTCGAACAGTGTGAGTTCATAGCCGGATGGCAGGTCGATAGCAGTCAGATACCGGGCAAGGCACGCGCGCTCAATCGCGGGCTCGACCTGGTTCACGAGGACTTCGTGGTGCGCATCGACGCCGACACCATGGTGGGCGAGAACGCCATCAGGATCGCCATGCGCCACTTCGCCAACCCCCATGTCGGCGCGGTCGGGGGATTGCCCCTGCCGCACGAGGGCGAGGGCCTGCTGGCCAAGGTGCGCGCCATCGAGGTGCTGCTGCGCCACGGCTTCGTGCAGGTCGCCTATGGCGCCTTCGGAGGCATTTTCGGCCTGCCGGGCATGTTCGTGATCTACCGCACCGCCGCGATCGACGCGGTCGGCGGGTTCGTGGAGGGGATGAACGGGGAGGACACCGACATCACCCTGCGCATCGCCAATCTGGGCTATCGCAACGTCTCCGACCCGGCGGCGAAATTCCATACCGAGACCCCGGACACGCTCGCCTTCCTGCGCGAGCAGAGGACGCGCTGGTTCCGCTCGCTCTACCACGTCGTGGCGCACAACCGGTCCAGCCTGTTCGTCAACGGCTCGGTGATCGGCTCGGTGATGCTGCCCTTCACCCTGCTGAACGGCGCGCGCCGGGCGATGATGACCCCGCTGCTGATCTACGGCCTCGTCACCTTCTTCGTGTTCGGCGGCATCTACGCCCACCCCGATTTCGCGACCGTGGTGGCCCTGGTGCTCGGCATGCCCTTCGTGCTCGCGCTAAGCGTCCTGCTGGTCTGGGGCCGCTTCGACCTTTTGATCCACCTGCCGCTCTACATGGGCTTCAGGTTCCTGCGCTCCTACTACACGCTCGGCTCGGTGCTCTCGCTGGTCTATCCGCGCGACGGCGACAAGCTCTTCGCCGCCGAGACGCCTAGGCGGACCCCGCCGCCTCCTCCGGCCGCGAAGCGGCGCGAATCGCGAAGAACAGGGCGTAGAGAACGGGAGCCGCAATCAGGGTGA
- a CDS encoding translocation/assembly module TamB domain-containing protein, producing MAGAAKKPRWIRRIGVIAGWALAILVTLALALAGVGLVLMTGQTGRDIVENLLDGRDIAGYGELQVSGLSGNPLDRLTLDRLTIADAEGVWLEARDIVFDWRPRSLIARHVDIETLSAAGTEIRRRPERAAREAGGGDGGTPRFQISVGELSLSDIHLAEGVAGPEATLNADGALARSDGAWQARLDIARAEGEDRVSLNALFGRRIELDASLVAPAGGTLATLLRSPDARLEGDIELAGTRGEGEGGMEIRAGGEDVVLAALSWAGGEATLEGEAHPGRWPGLAVLERLLGGAAEFAAAVPLDDGSLLDPDLSALRAQVRAPLLSFDVLRTGPDALALDIQEAAGFVRTLTSQRVEARSLSAQGVLSLAGERSFEGEIAAHGLDLGVARFERASGPLRLAGPLSRPHIVTALSSAGAQFNARRLNEALGDSPAVNADMIYSRETGDLSFERLVVTGAAGRAEAIGLLNPQTGRFTLQLRDSRLALARFRGDLAGHASLEGQARGNWTGPVEFDARLSSSDLGAEAGALLGETLQASARGTWRGGSEVALERLQAESPALFLDLTGDVQAQGWTAEGEAIWRGDVPVAAIALGGEAALVFDARYLSGRLDARTQIETGEVTAGPVTLREPSLRVEAEGPLDDLAGEWRLDAQTDTGPVDLAGGFAREDSTLRLPGIDGRFGAFAVGGEVSAGPGQVRFDLGATPVAGFGEMSASGSLIEDRLEVTLQASDLVQGDMVYLDRLEARAEGPLEAVGLTLSAAGAYGARFELSADGTLQLAGGPPGIRLGAEGEYGDVAMRTLEPILVSGGEDGMSGQARLAVGDGEARLSLDRTARVPVLEIDFSGIPARLLSYRRNRAPMAGTFSGEALVRLSPQGWTGEARLAGRGLQPHQREDGLAVDADLTAGLDREGLDLALTGRAIDLSLSADLALATGPVTSLSAFTAPGTGLSGTARIDGEVAPVAAFQLPADQRLEGELVANATVSGTIAAPDLTGEARLTGGAFVERQQGLEIRDLTAQAVFEEDGLTISQIEGRGAAGGTLSGQGRLSFAGARMTGGAGLSFTDLTLVSRETLTAVGDGSVEAAIEGQTITVTGQTRLDRVEARPPEGGREPIPHIEVTEVNVPGEAAEIVPPPQPEYTIALDYGIEADNRVFVRADQFDTEWSLDLTVQGTASEPLLDGTARLIRGDARLLGQRFTFDRGVVTFAGPPDEAGIDLVAVRQTREITAQVRVTGTAQNPRIQLASTPSLPEDEIASRLLFGQRSGDLSGVQAAQLAGALAGAAGGFDPFGALRGLAGLDQLAIVSDPEGGTIVSGGRYLTDDVYLELTSAEGGAAPTTSIEWQLTERFTLESRLGGSGQTGIAISWRRDYDDLSELEW from the coding sequence ATGGCCGGGGCGGCGAAGAAACCGCGCTGGATACGGCGCATCGGCGTGATCGCGGGCTGGGCGCTCGCGATTCTGGTCACGCTCGCCCTGGCCCTCGCCGGGGTCGGCCTGGTTCTGATGACCGGGCAGACCGGGCGCGACATCGTCGAGAACCTGCTCGACGGGCGCGACATCGCCGGATACGGCGAGCTGCAGGTCAGCGGTCTGTCGGGCAACCCGCTCGACCGGCTGACGCTCGACCGGCTGACGATCGCCGATGCGGAGGGCGTCTGGCTGGAAGCCCGGGACATCGTGTTCGACTGGCGCCCGCGCAGCCTGATCGCCCGCCATGTCGACATCGAGACGCTGAGCGCCGCGGGAACCGAGATCCGGCGCCGGCCCGAGCGCGCGGCGCGCGAGGCCGGGGGCGGTGACGGCGGGACGCCGCGCTTCCAGATCAGCGTCGGCGAGCTGTCCCTCTCCGACATCCATCTCGCCGAGGGCGTGGCCGGGCCGGAAGCGACGCTGAATGCCGATGGCGCCCTCGCGCGCAGCGACGGCGCCTGGCAGGCCCGCCTCGACATTGCCCGCGCCGAGGGCGAGGACCGGGTGAGCCTGAACGCCCTGTTCGGCCGGCGCATCGAGCTGGACGCCAGCCTCGTGGCTCCGGCGGGCGGCACGCTCGCCACGCTGCTGCGATCCCCCGACGCGCGCCTGGAGGGCGATATCGAGCTCGCCGGCACGCGCGGCGAGGGCGAGGGCGGGATGGAGATCCGCGCCGGCGGAGAGGACGTCGTCCTCGCTGCGCTGAGCTGGGCCGGGGGCGAGGCCACGCTGGAGGGCGAGGCCCATCCGGGACGATGGCCCGGCCTGGCCGTGCTCGAACGCCTGCTCGGCGGCGCGGCCGAATTCGCCGCCGCCGTGCCGCTCGACGACGGCTCCCTGCTCGACCCGGATCTTTCCGCCCTTCGCGCCCAGGTGCGCGCGCCGCTCCTGTCCTTCGACGTGCTGCGCACCGGGCCGGACGCGCTTGCCCTGGACATCCAGGAGGCGGCGGGCTTCGTGCGCACGCTGACCTCGCAGCGGGTCGAGGCGCGGAGCCTGTCGGCGCAGGGCGTGCTGTCCCTCGCCGGCGAGCGCAGCTTCGAGGGCGAGATCGCCGCCCACGGCCTCGATCTCGGCGTGGCGCGGTTCGAGCGTGCCTCGGGCCCGCTGCGCCTCGCCGGCCCGCTCTCGCGACCGCACATCGTCACCGCGCTGTCCTCGGCAGGCGCGCAGTTCAACGCGCGAAGGCTGAACGAGGCGCTCGGCGACAGCCCGGCCGTGAACGCGGACATGATCTACAGCCGCGAGACCGGCGATCTCTCCTTCGAGCGGCTGGTCGTCACCGGCGCGGCGGGCCGTGCCGAGGCCATCGGCCTGCTCAACCCGCAGACCGGGCGCTTCACCCTGCAGCTTCGCGACTCCCGCCTCGCGCTCGCGCGCTTCCGCGGCGATCTCGCCGGCCATGCGAGCCTGGAAGGCCAGGCCCGGGGCAACTGGACCGGACCGGTCGAGTTCGACGCCCGCCTGTCGAGTTCCGATCTCGGCGCCGAGGCGGGCGCGCTGCTCGGCGAGACGCTGCAGGCGAGCGCACGCGGCACCTGGCGCGGCGGCAGCGAGGTCGCCCTGGAGCGTCTCCAGGCGGAGAGCCCGGCCCTCTTTCTCGACCTCACCGGCGATGTCCAGGCGCAGGGCTGGACCGCGGAGGGCGAGGCCATCTGGCGCGGCGACGTTCCCGTCGCCGCGATCGCGCTCGGCGGCGAGGCGGCCCTGGTCTTCGACGCACGCTATCTTTCCGGCCGGCTCGATGCGCGCACCCAGATCGAGACCGGCGAGGTCACCGCCGGACCGGTGACACTGCGCGAGCCCTCCCTGCGCGTCGAAGCGGAGGGCCCGCTCGACGATCTCGCCGGGGAATGGCGGCTCGACGCGCAGACGGACACGGGCCCGGTCGATCTCGCCGGCGGGTTCGCGCGGGAGGACTCCACCCTGCGCCTGCCCGGGATCGACGGACGCTTCGGCGCGTTCGCGGTCGGGGGCGAGGTGAGCGCCGGTCCCGGGCAGGTGCGCTTCGATCTCGGTGCGACGCCGGTGGCCGGCTTCGGCGAGATGAGCGCTTCGGGGAGCCTGATCGAGGACCGGCTGGAGGTGACGCTCCAGGCGAGCGATCTGGTCCAGGGCGACATGGTCTATCTCGACAGGCTGGAAGCGCGCGCCGAAGGGCCTCTGGAGGCGGTCGGCCTGACCCTGAGCGCGGCGGGCGCCTACGGCGCGCGCTTCGAGCTCTCCGCCGACGGCACGCTGCAGCTCGCGGGCGGGCCGCCGGGCATCAGGCTCGGGGCCGAGGGCGAGTACGGCGATGTCGCGATGCGCACGCTCGAACCGATCCTCGTCTCCGGCGGCGAGGACGGGATGAGCGGGCAGGCCCGGCTCGCGGTCGGCGATGGCGAGGCGCGCCTCTCGCTCGACCGCACCGCGCGCGTGCCGGTGCTCGAGATCGACTTCTCCGGCATTCCCGCGCGCCTGCTTTCATACCGCCGCAATCGCGCGCCCATGGCGGGCACGTTCTCCGGCGAGGCGCTGGTGCGCCTCTCCCCGCAGGGCTGGACCGGCGAGGCGCGCCTTGCGGGACGCGGCCTGCAGCCGCACCAGCGCGAGGACGGGCTCGCCGTGGACGCCGATCTCACCGCCGGTCTCGACCGCGAAGGGCTCGATCTCGCACTGACCGGCCGGGCGATCGATCTCTCGCTCTCCGCCGATCTCGCGCTCGCCACCGGCCCGGTGACCTCGCTCTCGGCGTTCACCGCACCCGGTACCGGGCTCTCCGGCACGGCGCGCATCGACGGCGAGGTCGCGCCCGTCGCCGCCTTCCAGCTGCCCGCCGACCAGCGGCTGGAGGGCGAGCTCGTCGCCAACGCCACGGTCTCCGGCACGATCGCCGCGCCCGATCTGACCGGCGAGGCGCGCCTGACCGGCGGCGCCTTCGTCGAACGCCAGCAAGGCCTCGAGATCCGCGATCTGACCGCGCAGGCAGTGTTCGAGGAGGACGGGCTGACGATCTCCCAGATCGAGGGGCGCGGCGCGGCGGGCGGCACGCTCTCCGGACAGGGCCGGCTCAGCTTCGCCGGCGCGCGCATGACCGGCGGGGCGGGCCTGTCCTTCACCGACCTCACCCTCGTCTCGCGCGAGACGCTGACCGCGGTCGGCGACGGCTCGGTGGAGGCCGCGATCGAGGGCCAGACCATCACGGTCACCGGGCAGACCCGGCTCGACCGCGTCGAGGCCCGCCCGCCCGAAGGCGGGCGCGAGCCGATCCCGCACATCGAGGTCACCGAGGTCAACGTGCCCGGCGAAGCCGCCGAGATCGTTCCTCCGCCGCAACCCGAATACACGATCGCGCTCGACTACGGGATCGAGGCCGACAACAGGGTCTTCGTGCGCGCCGACCAGTTCGACACCGAGTGGTCGCTGGACCTGACCGTACAGGGCACCGCCTCAGAGCCGCTGCTCGACGGAACGGCGCGGCTAATCCGCGGCGATGCGCGCCTGCTCGGCCAGCGCTTCACCTTCGATCGCGGCGTGGTGACCTTCGCCGGACCGCCCGACGAGGCCGGGATCGACCTCGTCGCCGTGCGCCAGACGCGCGAGATCACGGCGCAGGTGCGCGTGACGGGCACGGCGCAGAACCCGCGCATCCAGCTTGCCTCGACGCCGAGCCTGCCGGAGGACGAGATCGCCTCTCGACTCCTGTTCGGCCAGCGTTCGGGCGATCTGTCCGGGGTACAGGCCGCCCAGCTCGCGGGCGCGCTCGCCGGGGCGGCGGGCGGCTTCGACCCGTTCGGCGCGCTGCGCGGCCTTGCCGGCCTCGACCAGCTCGCCATCGTCTCCGACCCCGAAGGCGGCACGATCGTGTCGGGCGGGCGCTACCTGACCGACGACGTCTATCTGGAACTGACCTCGGCGGAGGGCGGGGCGGCGCCCACGACCAGCATCGAGTGGCAGCTCACCGAGCGCTTCACGCTGGAATCCCGGCTCGGCGGCAGCGGCCAGACCGGCATCGCCATCTCATGGCGGCGCGATTACGACGATCTGAGCGAACTGGAATGGTAG
- a CDS encoding TetR/AcrR family transcriptional regulator, with protein sequence MTRSEALSEDKRSTRDAILDAAERVVEREGARRLTIDAVVRESGFSKGGVLYNFASKQALVEGMIERMVRSVEAEMEGAFRSAEERGEPVLPALIRAVIGHRKHNSRVSMALLAAAAENPELIDPVRDCVTEMRQAIAERSRDPDLARIAFLAADGLHFADILGLDFLTPDERARVEGRLVDLVSETSS encoded by the coding sequence ATGACCCGGTCCGAAGCCCTCTCCGAAGACAAGCGCTCCACGCGCGACGCCATCCTGGACGCCGCCGAGCGGGTCGTCGAACGCGAGGGCGCGCGCCGGCTCACGATCGATGCCGTCGTCAGGGAGAGCGGCTTCTCCAAGGGCGGCGTGCTCTACAATTTCGCGTCCAAGCAGGCGCTGGTTGAAGGCATGATCGAGCGCATGGTCCGCTCGGTCGAGGCCGAGATGGAGGGCGCCTTCCGGAGCGCGGAGGAGCGCGGCGAACCCGTGCTGCCCGCGCTGATCCGCGCCGTGATCGGCCACAGGAAGCACAATAGCCGCGTCTCCATGGCGCTCCTGGCCGCGGCGGCGGAAAACCCCGAACTCATCGACCCGGTGCGCGACTGCGTCACCGAGATGCGCCAGGCGATCGCCGAGCGCTCGCGCGATCCCGATCTTGCCCGCATCGCCTTCCTGGCCGCGGACGGGCTGCATTTCGCCGACATTCTCGGCCTCGACTTCCTCACCCCCGACGAACGCGCCCGCGTGGAAGGACGCCTCGTCGATCTGGTTTCGGAGACCTCGTCATGA
- a CDS encoding autotransporter assembly complex protein TamA, whose translation MLAELFRSTRARVRLAAAAMLAVCAASPDAFADPVAQIEGVEDAALREALYETIGEADAPPETRWRARERARQAAERIRLYLESRGYYAALVDARLGDDTTPLVRVRPGEPFTFGEIDVEYETPSPDTPRPGADITGELGLEAGDRLLAAEVIRAESRILQALRNSGWIHAETGAREIIVDHATQTARATFRFRTGDYVLFGPPQLAGGLANLRESYVARLAPYEVGEPASKARLDEYARRLQGLDTVSIADVRIAYDASGRQRPVDVRMEPVPRHTLALSARYSTSEGFGGETEWIRRNMFRRDETLRVNLLAATIASGIDTRLHMPHWRRYNQALTLNAEALAERTDAFDQDSIGLGASLSRVVSDALTVSAGAEARIAQIDDARGKRDLNTFSFPVEAVYDGRDSVLDPSEGLYADLRVRPGLTTGDEETRYVRMVAELRGYHDIADDIVLAARVRGGMLTGAGVEEVPADQRFFAGGGGSVRGYEYQSISPPLLNIETGEEEPFGGRSLVEASVEARWRRSERLGFVAFLDAGMAGRDISPDLSETQYAAGIGVRYFPGFGPIRADIATPLNPREGDDPVHFYISIGQAF comes from the coding sequence ATGCTGGCTGAGCTGTTCCGATCGACACGCGCACGGGTGCGCCTCGCCGCGGCCGCGATGCTTGCGGTCTGCGCGGCGTCCCCCGATGCCTTCGCCGATCCGGTCGCACAGATCGAAGGGGTGGAGGACGCGGCCCTGCGCGAGGCGCTCTACGAGACGATCGGGGAGGCCGACGCGCCGCCCGAGACGCGCTGGCGCGCCCGCGAACGCGCCCGTCAGGCCGCCGAGCGCATCCGGCTCTACCTGGAATCGCGCGGCTATTACGCCGCTCTCGTCGATGCCCGCCTCGGCGATGATACCACGCCGCTGGTCCGCGTGCGTCCCGGCGAGCCCTTCACCTTCGGCGAGATCGATGTCGAGTACGAGACGCCCAGCCCCGATACGCCCCGCCCCGGCGCCGACATCACCGGCGAACTCGGCCTCGAGGCGGGCGACCGCCTACTTGCGGCCGAGGTAATCCGCGCGGAGTCGCGCATCCTTCAGGCGCTGCGCAATTCGGGCTGGATCCACGCCGAGACCGGCGCCCGCGAGATCATCGTCGACCACGCCACGCAGACCGCGCGCGCCACTTTCCGCTTCCGGACCGGCGACTATGTCCTGTTCGGACCGCCCCAGCTCGCCGGCGGCCTCGCCAACCTGAGGGAGAGCTATGTCGCCCGCCTCGCGCCGTACGAGGTCGGAGAGCCCGCCAGCAAGGCCAGGCTCGACGAGTATGCGCGCCGGCTCCAGGGTCTCGACACGGTGTCCATCGCCGATGTGCGCATCGCCTACGACGCCAGCGGCCGGCAACGTCCGGTCGATGTGCGCATGGAGCCGGTGCCGCGCCACACGCTCGCGCTTTCGGCACGCTATTCCACCTCGGAGGGCTTCGGCGGCGAGACCGAGTGGATCCGCCGCAACATGTTCCGGCGCGACGAGACGCTGCGGGTCAATCTCCTGGCCGCGACGATCGCCAGCGGGATCGATACCCGCCTGCACATGCCCCACTGGCGCCGCTACAATCAGGCCCTCACGCTCAACGCCGAGGCGCTCGCCGAACGCACCGACGCCTTCGACCAAGATTCGATCGGGCTCGGAGCAAGCCTGTCGCGTGTGGTCAGCGACGCGCTCACCGTCTCGGCCGGGGCGGAGGCGCGTATCGCCCAGATCGACGATGCGCGCGGCAAGCGCGACCTGAACACTTTCAGCTTCCCGGTCGAAGCGGTGTATGACGGGCGCGACAGCGTGCTCGATCCGAGCGAGGGACTCTATGCCGATCTGCGCGTGCGCCCGGGCCTGACCACTGGCGACGAGGAGACGCGCTATGTGCGCATGGTGGCCGAGCTGCGCGGCTATCACGACATCGCCGACGACATCGTGCTTGCCGCGCGCGTGCGCGGCGGGATGCTGACCGGCGCGGGCGTGGAGGAGGTCCCAGCCGACCAGCGCTTCTTCGCCGGCGGCGGCGGCTCGGTGCGCGGCTACGAATACCAGTCGATCTCCCCGCCCCTGCTGAACATCGAGACCGGGGAGGAGGAGCCGTTCGGCGGGCGCTCGCTCGTCGAGGCGAGCGTGGAGGCGCGCTGGCGGCGCAGCGAACGGCTCGGCTTCGTCGCCTTCCTCGATGCCGGCATGGCCGGACGCGACATCTCCCCGGATCTCTCCGAGACCCAGTACGCGGCCGGCATCGGCGTGCGCTACTTCCCCGGCTTCGGACCGATCCGGGCCGACATCGCCACCCCGCTCAATCCGCGCGAGGGCGACGATCCGGTCCATTTCTACATCAGCATCGGGCAGGCATTCTGA
- a CDS encoding efflux RND transporter periplasmic adaptor subunit, with the protein MIRSDTGSRGGWVGWLQIAGILAVVAVAVILTILLSGGPEEEQRAGRPSQAVPVEITRPAEQAHQIEVNTTGTVNAKAFVTLTPQVGGRVIEIAEAVRAGGHFEAGEVLFRIDPRDYQVAVQRGEAALADARSALAQLEAEAEIAREEWRATFPGREITPLAAREPQLEAARARLMSAEADLRQARINLDRTTVSLPFAGRVVESRIEAGQVLIAGQPYGEAYALDALEIVAPVPPEDIGRLEGAQGRPVRLAFEDRAGPVAGRVVREGARLDARSRLVTLYIAAEDATAFRPGLFADITIQGPRIARTLALPEAAVAGLDEVHVVRGGTIESLRVDILDRAGGEIHVVPFDYGEGVIVTPLPEGAIGREAEILGADGPG; encoded by the coding sequence ATGATCCGATCCGACACCGGATCAAGGGGCGGCTGGGTCGGCTGGCTGCAGATCGCGGGCATTCTCGCCGTCGTCGCGGTGGCCGTCATCCTGACGATTCTCCTGTCGGGCGGGCCCGAGGAAGAGCAGCGTGCGGGCCGGCCGTCCCAGGCCGTGCCCGTCGAGATCACCCGCCCGGCCGAGCAGGCCCACCAGATCGAGGTGAACACCACCGGGACGGTGAACGCGAAAGCCTTCGTCACGCTCACCCCGCAGGTCGGCGGGCGCGTGATCGAGATCGCCGAGGCGGTGCGCGCGGGCGGGCATTTCGAGGCCGGCGAGGTGCTGTTCCGCATCGATCCGCGCGACTACCAGGTCGCCGTCCAGCGCGGCGAGGCCGCCCTGGCCGATGCGCGCAGCGCACTCGCCCAGCTCGAAGCCGAGGCCGAGATCGCCCGCGAGGAATGGCGCGCCACGTTTCCCGGCCGCGAGATCACGCCGCTCGCCGCGCGCGAGCCCCAGCTCGAGGCGGCCCGCGCGCGCCTGATGTCGGCCGAGGCGGACCTGCGCCAGGCCCGCATCAATCTCGACCGCACGACCGTGTCGCTGCCCTTCGCCGGCCGCGTGGTGGAAAGCCGCATCGAGGCGGGCCAGGTGCTGATCGCGGGCCAGCCCTATGGCGAGGCCTATGCGCTCGACGCGCTCGAGATCGTCGCCCCGGTCCCGCCGGAGGATATCGGGCGGCTCGAGGGCGCGCAGGGGCGCCCGGTGCGCCTGGCCTTCGAGGACCGCGCCGGGCCGGTGGCCGGTCGTGTCGTGCGCGAGGGCGCGCGCCTGGACGCCCGCTCGCGCCTCGTCACGCTTTACATCGCGGCCGAGGACGCGACCGCGTTCAGGCCGGGCCTGTTCGCCGACATCACCATCCAGGGTCCGCGAATCGCGCGCACGCTGGCCCTTCCCGAGGCGGCGGTCGCCGGGCTGGACGAGGTCCATGTCGTGCGCGGGGGAACCATCGAGTCCCTGCGCGTGGACATCCTCGACCGGGCCGGCGGCGAGATCCATGTCGTTCCCTTCGACTACGGTGAGGGGGTGATCGTCACGCCGTTGCCCGAAGGCGCGATCGGGCGCGAGGCGGAGATTCTCGGCGCGGACGGGCCCGGCTGA